A genomic window from Archocentrus centrarchus isolate MPI-CPG fArcCen1 chromosome 2, fArcCen1, whole genome shotgun sequence includes:
- the LOC115796264 gene encoding protein NLRC3-like codes for MDRPVNYKSGVPPPAERVDQESSEVPSGQSAQQHQTQLDSIFMLLEDNIITFVKNELKKIEKVLSPDYPECLESHGEGDAVLEVEDEEQKRSREAFVKITLHFLRRMKQEELADRLQSKYIALLCRQELKSALKKKFQCVFEGIAKAGNPALLNQIYTELYITEGGTAEVNDEHEVRQIETASRKPDRPETTIRQEDIFKGSPGRHEPIRTVLTKGVAGIGKTVLTQKFTLDWAEDKANQDIQFMFPFTFRELNVLKEKKFSLVELVHHFFTETKEAGICSFEDFQVVFIFDGLDECRLPLDFHNTEILADVTESTSVDVLLTNLIRGNLLPSARLWITTRPAAANQIPPWCVDMVTEVRGFTDPQKEEYFRKRFRDEEQARRIISHIKTSRSLHIMCHIPVFCWITATVLEDVLITRERGELPKTLTEMYIHFLVVQAKVNKVKYDGGAETDPHWSPESRKMIESLGKLAFDQLQKGNLIFYESDLTECGINIRAASVYSGVFTQIFIEERGLYQDKVFCFIHLSVQEFLAALHVHLTFINSGVNLLEEQQSTSIWSTFFKKSKLQSLHQSAVNKALQSPNGHLDLFLRFLLGLSLQTNQTLLRGLLTQTGSSSQTNQETVQYIKKKLSENLSAEKSINLFHCLNELNDRSLVKEIQQSLRSGRLSTDKLSPAQWSALVFILLSSEEDLDVFDLKKYSASEEALLRLLPAVKASNKVRLSSCNLSERSWEALSSSLQLEDCELTELDLSNNNLQDSGLKLLLAGLESPRCKLETLRLSLCDISERSCETLSSVLSSQSSSLRELDLSNNDLKDSGVKILSSGLENPHCKLETLRLSGCLITEEGCKSLVSALSSNPSHLRELDLSYNHPGEAGVKLLEQLRLETLRVEPAGVRWLIPGLRKYSCQLTIDTNTVNTKLQLSDNNRKVTHVKEDQSYPDHPDRFDHWPQLLCSDGLTGRCYWEVEWRREVEISVSYRRISRKGNKDDCVFGENDQSRSLFCSDDGPLGVYYSVWHKNRRTTIPSSSSVSNRVAVYVDCPAGTLSFYRVSSDTLIHLHTFNTTFTEPLYPGFTVWSHGSSVSLC; via the exons ctgctggaggacaacatcatcacttttgtgaagaatgagctgaagaagattgagaaggttctgagtccagattacccagaatgcttagagagtCATGGGGAGGGTGACGCAGTCTTGGAGGttgaggatgaagagcagaagagaagTAGAGAGGCTTTTGTGAAGatcacactgcacttcctgaggagaatgaagcaggaggagctggctgaccgtctgcagagca AATACATTGCTCTACTCTGTCGACAAgaacttaaatctgctctgaagaagaagttccagtgtgtgtttgagggcatcgctaaagcaggaaacccagcccttctgaatcagatctacacagagctctacatcacagagggagggactgcagaggtcaatgatgaacatgaggtcagacagattgaaacagcatccaggaaaccagacagaccagaaacaacaatcagacaagaagacatctttaaaggctcacctggaagacatgaaccaatcagaacagtgctgacaaagggagtggctggcattgggaaaacagtcttaacacagaagttcactctggactgggctgaagacaaagccaaccaggacattcagttcatgtttccattcactttcagagagctgaatgtgctgaaagagaaaaagttcagcttggtggaacttgttcatcacttctttactgaaaccaaagaagcaggaatctgcagctttgaagacttccaggttgtgttcatctttgatggtctggatgagtgtcgacttcctctggacttccacaacactgagatcctggctgatgttacagagtccacctcagtggatgtgctgctgacaaacctcatcagggggaacctgcttccctctgctcgcctGTGGATAAcaacacgacctgcagcagccaatcagatccctccttggtgtgttgacatggtgacagaggtcagagggttcactgacccacagaaggaggagtacttcaggaagagattcagagatgaggagcaggccaggaggatcatctcccacatcaagacatcacgaagcctccacatcatgtgccacatcccagtcttctgctggatcactgctacagttctggaggatgtgctgataaccagagagagaggagagctgcccaagaccctgactgagatgtacatccacttcctggtggttcaggccaaagtgaacaaggtcaagtatgatggaggagctgagacagatccacactggagtccagagagcaggaagatgattgagtctctgggaaaactggcttttgatcagctgcagaaaggaaacctgatcttctatgaatcagacctgacagagtgtggcatcaatatcagagcagcctcagtgtactcaggagtgttcacacagatctttatagaggagagagggctgtaccaggacaaggtgttctgcttcatccatctgagtgttcaggagtttctggctgctcttcatgtccatctgaccttcatcaactctggagtcaatctgctggaagaacaacaatcAACCTCCATATGGTCTACATTTTTCAAAAAGTCTAAATTACAATCTTTgcaccagagtgctgtgaacaaggccttacagagtccaaatggacacctggacttgttcctccgctttctcctgggtctttcactgcagaccaatcagactctcctacgaggtctgctgacacagacaggaagtagctcacagaccaatcaggaaacagtccagtacatcaagaagaagctcagtgagaatctgtctgcagagaaaagcatcaacctgttccactgtctgaatgaactgaatgatcgttctctagtaaaggagatccaacagtccctgagatcaggacgtctctccacagataaactgtctcctgctcagtggtcagctctggtcttcatcttactgtcatcagaagaagatctggatgtgtttgacctgaagaaatactctgcttcagaggaggctctgctgaggctgctgccagcggtcaaagcctccaacaaagttCG GCTGAGCAGCTGTAAcctgtcagagagaagctgggaagctctgtcctcctctcttcaACTAGAAGACTGCGAGCTGACAGAGctagacctgagtaacaacaacctgcaggactcaGGTTTGAAGCTGCTGCTTGCTGGATTGGAGAGTCCCCGCTGTAAACTGGAGACACTCAG ACTGAGTCTCTGTGAcatctcagagagaagctgtgaaactctgtcctcagttctcagctcccagtcctctagtctgagagagctggacctgagtaacaatgacctGAAGGACTCAGGAGTGAAAATTTTATCTTCTGGACTGGAGAATCCACACTGTAAACTGGAAACACTCAG gctgtcaggctgcctgatcacagaagaaggttgtaagtctctggtctcagctttgagctccaacccctcccatctgagagagctggacctgagctacaaccatccaggagaggcaggagtgaagctgctggagcagctgagactggaaactctcag ggtggagcctgctggagtccgatggctgatcccaggtctgaggaagt attcctgtcaactcacaatcgatacaaacacagtgaacacaaaactacaactgtctgacaacaacaggaaggtgacacatgtgAAGGAGgatcagtcatatcctgatcatccagacagatttgatcattggcctcagctgctgtgtagtgatggtctgactggtcgctgttactgggaggtcgagtggagacgAGAGGTTgaaatatcagtgagttacagaagaatcagcaggaaaggaaacaaagatgactgtgtgtttggagaGAATGATCAGTCTCGGAGTCTCTTCTGCTCTGATGATGGTCCTTTGGGAGTTTATTACTCTGTCTGGCACAAAAATAGAAGAACTAccatcccctcctcctcctctgtctctaacagagtagcagtgtatgtggactgtcctgctggcactctgtccttctacagagtctcctctgacactctgatccacctccacaccttcaacaccacattcactgaacctctttatcctggatttacAGTCTGGTCTCAtggttcctcagtgtctctgtgctga